CATGGCTGATCAGGTACGCGCCGCCATTGTGGAATCGATCCAGGGCCTGGGCTCCTACGTGGAGCCGATGCGTGCTCTGGAAGGTCTCTCGGCGGCCGAAGCGCGCAAACGCCCCAAACGCGGCATCGCCACAATCTGGGAGCAGTTGCTGCACATGGTCTTCTGGCAGGACATCATGCTTACCCGTCTGAAGGGGCAGACCCCTCCCGATGTGCCGCATGATCAGGACGGCTGGCCGAAGATGCCGCCGGTGGCCGGGCAGGATGAGGCCTGGGCCGACCTGCTGGCCCACTTTGCCTCCGGTCTTCAGGAAGCCGAAAAGATCGCCCGACGCGCCAAGCTGGGAAACCGGATGTCGCGTCAGACCAAACGGACGTTCGCAAATCAGTTGCTGTCACTGTCCACGCATAATGGCTACCATCTCGGTCAGATTGTGACCGTGCGTCGGATGATCGGCAAGTGGCCGCCGCCTTCGGGTGGATACACCTGGTAGAGTCGCGACCGGAACCATATCCATCTTTCTTGCTCGCAGCGCGAGGCGGGCAGGAGCCGCAATCGGTGCGCCGGCCTCTGCCCGTCTCTGTCTGTGATGTGGGTGCGCCCCTCGGACGGATCAAATCCCGCGTCATTCGCTCTGCCAAACCGGCCTGAACGACTCCCGTCCGTCGTGTAACCTTCCCCCCGGCCGCCCGTTCTTAGATGTGTGCGACGTTACGAACAAGTCGTCAGGCAACATCAGGACCGGGTGTTCAGTTACGCCTGCTACGCGCTGGGCTCGCGCGAAGAGGCGGAGGATGTCGCCCAGGATGTCTTCATCCGGTTGTGGGACCACTGGGCCGAGCTGGACCAGGAGAATGTCACTGGCTGGATCATCCGGGTGGCGCGTAATGCCTGCCTCGACCGGCTCCGCCAGCGTCAGACCCGCGCCGCGCTGCTGCACGAACACTTGGGCGACCGTGAACCCTGCACCGAGCCGGAGCCGGAGGCCGGCGGGAACCATGCGGCGCTTCGGCGGCAGATCGAGGCGGCAATCCGTGAATTGGACGAGCCCTACCGGAGCATCGTCATCCTGCGCGAAATCGACGAGCATTCGTATGAGGCGATTGCCTCGGCGTTGACGATGCCACTGAACACGGTGAAGGTCTATCTGCATCGGGCGCGGAGAATGCTGCGGGAGCGATTGAAGGGGATCTATGAATCGGCTTGAAGTGAACAGCTGTGAACAATGCCAGGACATAATCGAGGCCTACCTCGACGGCGAATTGGCCGCGGTGGAGCGCGCGGCGCTGGAGGCGCACATGATCGTCTGCGCCGCCTGCGCCGAGCAACTGGCTCTGGGACGTCGGGTGCGCGCGGGGCTGGATTCGCTGCGGGTGTTGGCGTCGCCGCCTTCGGTCGCCGCGGCCGCGTTGGCGTACGCGTCGGCGCATCCACGGCCGTCACGACGGCCCTCGTGGCGGGAGAACTGGAAGTTGGCGCTGGCCGGCGCGCTGGCGATGGTCCTTGTCGCCATCACCGGATATGTGGGACAACGCAGCCAACCCGTTTTGCCGCCATACACGCGCGCTGAACTCGAGCAGGCGCATGCCGAGGCGAAGTGGGCGTTGGTGTTCATCAGTCAACTGTCGCGCAAGACCACCGACGGT
This portion of the bacterium genome encodes:
- a CDS encoding DinB family protein; amino-acid sequence: MADQVRAAIVESIQGLGSYVEPMRALEGLSAAEARKRPKRGIATIWEQLLHMVFWQDIMLTRLKGQTPPDVPHDQDGWPKMPPVAGQDEAWADLLAHFASGLQEAEKIARRAKLGNRMSRQTKRTFANQLLSLSTHNGYHLGQIVTVRRMIGKWPPPSGGYTW
- a CDS encoding RNA polymerase sigma factor, whose amino-acid sequence is MRRYEQVVRQHQDRVFSYACYALGSREEAEDVAQDVFIRLWDHWAELDQENVTGWIIRVARNACLDRLRQRQTRAALLHEHLGDREPCTEPEPEAGGNHAALRRQIEAAIRELDEPYRSIVILREIDEHSYEAIASALTMPLNTVKVYLHRARRMLRERLKGIYESA
- a CDS encoding zf-HC2 domain-containing protein; this encodes MNRLEVNSCEQCQDIIEAYLDGELAAVERAALEAHMIVCAACAEQLALGRRVRAGLDSLRVLASPPSVAAAALAYASAHPRPSRRPSWRENWKLALAGALAMVLVAITGYVGQRSQPVLPPYTRAELEQAHAEAKWALVFISQLSRKTTDGVRSEVLDFHVTRNLRRAIDRKPGTTTKENEHAS